DNA sequence from the Salvia splendens isolate huo1 chromosome 19, SspV2, whole genome shotgun sequence genome:
GTGTAGGCGTGTAGCACATGCAACATTTGAATACAACTTATCTTTTGTGGTTATATCTTCCGCAGGAAGGGAATAATGAGCTTGCACAGTCCATTCTTGATGAGCGTGCTGAAAAAGCAGAAGCCTGGCATCGTGACGCAGCAACAAGGTCTCGATTTACAAAACCTGCAACTCCAATCACATGTGCTACTTTTGCTCAAGATGTCATAGAGGGTAGAGCGGCGGTTTCACAGGCTCATGAACACAAACATCAGCCAATGCTATTTGGACCTGCAAGCCTTGTGGCCAAAAACCCAACAAGTGAGAGGGAGAGAATCGCAGCTAAAGTTTTCCAGCCTCACTACAGGTATTTTAGTAAATCACAAAACTGAATTTACAAGCAAAATGATGAAAAAACTGCTGTGATTGCTTGAAGAACATCTctgaaatttaaattaattgccAGATTACCAACCATGAGCATAGAGGAAGCTGGGTTGAAGGAGATGGAGATTATGAATAAGTGGCAAGAAGATACCAAGAAGATCATTGAAGAAGCTAACACGTCATGGCACACGGATAACAAGCTGCTACAGAGGCCAAgtgaggatgatgatgatgaggatgatGATGCTGCCCAAGATAAGGCTAGGGCCTGGGATGACTGGAAGGACGATAACCCTCGTGGAGCAGGCAATAAGAAACTCACTCCATGCGGTTGATTTTAATGCCCATTGCCCTGCATCTGTGCAATTACTGGAGTACAATTTATTGTCCAAGTTTtagttttgtttaattattattaCTGTATTATTGTGCTGTATAGTAGCTGTAACTTATGAGTATAGAGAGTAGGAGAAACTTCGACCGATGGTGACATTTAGCTGGTTAAAACTCAATTTGGTAGTCATTTTCTGTACGTCGTGATAAACTGTTACAGCTATGCCCTTTTGCATTCCAATTCCAGTTTAAATCTATATTTACTTGGacttttcgttttttttttcgtttctcGATTCTGTTCCCAAGTTTCTACTCGGTTTATTTCGTTTCTAGTAAAGATTAATGATTTGAAAAGTTCAAACTCTATCATTGCAATTACTGAACAGAGGGGCACAGGTGAGAAACAGAGGATCCAAAAAGCATAAGTAGATTGCAGTAATACTATAATCTAACTCGAAAGATCATAAAATGATCAAGTTATGAAAATTACCAGTCACGTTTATACTTCAAAGTTTTGATGCGATACAGATACAAGATCAACGCGAACCAGAAACATGAACACGGGATCCAAAAACATATTGCGTGACAGCAATCAACAGAAGAAAAACTCGATTTATACAAGACTCTGAAAAGTACAAATACAATTCAGATCCTGCAACTCAGTTGGTGTTTCATCTCACAGCCACAACCAAACCGAGCAAAACAACGCAGCAGATCAAACACGAGGCCAAGATTCGAACCACCACTGCCAAAGCGATAGAGCCCAGCAACTTACCGTGCGTTCAATCCACTCCATCATCAAAAACATCCAAAAACAGGCTGGGGATCCTATTAAAACGAGTTTGTATACACAAGTTTGAAGCACAATAATCACATCAAATACACAAGGGATACCAGTCCTGCATTATAACAGgaaatggatgcttttcatttCAACAAAGAAACTCAACCAACATACTTATATATCACCAAGAATAAGAGAAATCACCCAAATGTAATCAAACCAAAGCTATTTCAGCTCTCCATGCATTTCAGGCCCCTGCAAACCCACAGCCATACAACAAACAAGATTGCACAAGCGATCAAATCTAGCGAAAGAATCACCCAAACTTGCTTCTTCCAAACCTTCTTAGCCTTTTGCTGGCAATTCAGTTCCCCGGAATAGAGCCCTCTGTTCTTATGCGAGGTCGAACTGAACCCGGGGCTCGGACAAACGGGGGTGGCGTTGCCACTGCTGTCATCAACCTCTCTCTCCCCATTTCTTTTCCCATCCATCTTGAATTCCTCAAGCACTGCATTCTTCTTCATCTTGCTCGTCCCTTTGTCACCACTGAGCCGGCTCCTTCCGCGAATGGGGCCCGACCCGTATTGAAAGCTCCCATTTTCCCCCATTCTCTGCCCTTTTGGGGACTCAATTACATCCATGTGATACAGCGCCGGACCAATCAGCTGCCGGAAAACAGGGCTGAATTCGCCCTGGAAGCAATGAGAACTCAGCCTCTCCAGCTTGCTAACACCGTTGAAATCCTTAACGAAAGCATCCCTCACGCTCCCTAGAAACGTCAAACCCTCggatttcttcaatttctcGTCGGAGATCAGGAAATAGGCGAACGGCTCGTCGATCATGAAGGTGAATGTCTGCGAGCGGACGGTGTGGCTGAAGGTGGCGTGGAGCGGCGGCGTTTTCTCGATGCATTTCGCCGCGATCGCGCCGAGCTCGGCGTCCTTGGAGTTGAATTCGGCTAATATGGTGGTTGATTTCGCAATGCAGCAGTAGTGGATCAGACTTGGATCCGAATTCATAGCTGCGGAAAAAGGGGGATTCGagatcaaaaccctaattcCCTTTTGTCGGAATTCTCGTTTCGCCGGTGGCGACTAGGAAAAGAATTACAGAAAAATGAATCCGGATCCAAGTCCTGGTCGAAATTGGGGGAAATTGAGGAGGGTGAATTCAAATTGGGGGAGGATTTAGGGTTGAGGGAGGTGGCTTGAGTCGTCGGAAAAGTGGAAAAAGGAGATCTTTTCCACCGGCCAAAAACAGAATCTCTCGATTCTCTCCCCCTTTTGGAGGCCAATGTTATTCTTTTTCCTTTGCATAGAGATTCAAcatttgtttctttatttctttttcctaataatcaatatttattttttcgatTCTAATTTCGCAAATAAAATTGCAAAATTGTgagaaattttgaatttgtagtATGATATCAGATATCACGACCTGCTTATTATTGAGTTTGCAATtgttaatcaatttttttactctacGACCTAAAAATTAGGTTATCTACAAATTTACGAtgaagaaatataaataaagttTGATTTTCAAAAAACCGCGATAATATAAAAGTGtatattattctgatttttgcCTCAAAATTGATGGCTATAAGTAAcacaaaaaatagtttcatcTACAAAAATAGTCTCGTTTATTAAAGACAAGTTTTAATACACAAATTttataataggagtaatatttaagtTCATATACTCATTCTACGACTTTCAAAATTTGTGTATTAAAACATCAACAACCCTAAAATTTCAAACTAGAAGAGCAGAAACCACCAAAATACTGATGAATATCAACGGAAGTTATGAAAGTATAGTAGTGCTCTTTTGTTACTTCTCATCGTATTATCAATATTCTTTTGCTAATCCATCTCCATCTCTACAACCAGAACTAAACCATCAGGCATCGACTACTCGAGCGGATTAGTTGCACGAAAACACCCAGCACGAATACGAACACGTGTCACAAACCCGACATCAAGACGAGACACTAGAAAGAATGAGCGAGTGTAGCAAAAATGTGCATGTTTTACCACCATTTTCGTGTTCGTGCAAACTCAGCCAGCGTAAGGAGGATCAATGAAGGCCCAGTCGAAGACTTGCTCGTACTGAACTGCAGCGTTGTCCCACGACATGTTCTTCTCCATCCCGCGCTTCATTACTCCCTCCCACGACGTTTTGTGCTCTCTGCACGTCAAAACTGCTCTTTGTAGCGCCTGGGAGACGAACCGACAAATGAGAAATCGTACGATATCAGAACGATGAATCATATATGATCACGAATAGACTTACCGTCAGTAAGCTGTCTTTCGTTAGAGGAGAAAACGCCCATCTGTGACAATTTAAACATAGAGGTGAAGAAAATTCAAACATTAAAACGAATCTagtatactccctctgtctcattcaagatggcCCAAAATCCGTTTCGGATCGTTACATTCATAATGACCCAAATCCATTTTGGGTCATGTTAAGTGGGACGGAGCGAGTATTGTATAGGGACCCATAAAAAGTAAACAAGAAAACCTTGGTCGGAAAATGTCGAAGGAAGTGTGATACAGGATCACCTCAAACTCATGTTCAAGTGGCATCTCAAGACCATCACCAGACTTCCGATCAACTAAAGAATAGCTCCAACAAGTTGCAGCAACAGGGTCAAACCAACAAGAAGAAGAGTAGCAGTCGTCCAAAGAGAAACACTCGGCCACCCAATCGCCTTGTCGATTGTGTGCCGAAATGAGATAGTTATTTACGTTGTGTATTTGAagcatattatattattattagtgtgttgATTATACTGTAAGTGTCGGGCGCATCTATAAGCCCCATCTCGGGTTTTCTTagtggttctttcccgagaggTAGGAGGTCGAACCACCCTAGGgtcctagaatataaaaagggaaaCTTGTCAACATATTATGGTAATGAGTGATAAGTTTATTTCCCAAAAAAATTCACGTCTCTTACAAAGCTTTCAATAACTTCTTTCTCTGCCCGACGAGAACCTCTCTCGCGTGCGGAACAACCGATCGCCGAGCAAAGCCGCCGCCGATCATCCTTACAGATACGTCTATaacgtatcatctggtgctttcatccggAACTCATGTCTACCAACGAACAGGCTGGTTCCCAGTGGGGAATGCCCTCTGCTTTCAACCCACCAGAACCTGGGACGTCGAAACAACAATCCGGTGTAGGTCGCAAGGAGAGTTTAGTTCTTAATCGTATACCGGATAGCTCTGACGCACTCGAGTCGCCTGAAGTGCGACGTAATCAGCCCATTGATCCTGTCAATGCGAAACTTGATCGATTATTGGTGGGTGTTTCACATTTGGAATCGCGTATTGACGCTACTGAACGTCGCGTAGTCAATCTCGACTCTACGCATACACCTGAGCCTGATCCGCATTATGATATTCAGGAGTATGATGACGGCGATTTCGATCACCATCGGAGTAATTTGTCATTTCATCGGGGCTCCAAACATTATTCCCACGCAGAGACAATTCACAATACTCGGTCAACATATCCTACTCGCCGGTTTCCAGAGATTCCCTTACCCCGTCCACCACACGATCCGGGGTACTCTGCCGGTCACCGTATTCGTTCGGATAGACCACCACGTCAGTTTCACAGTCAGTCCAATCAGTTTCCTGATTTTTCGGCAGATCAATTCCGCCCACGAAATGTTTGGGAACCGCCCCAAAACCGCAATAACTACTCCAGAACGTGGGATAATAATCATCCACGTATGCAGTCCTGTTGGGATCCCCCTCCGAACCGCCATCAGTCTGGATTTCAAAATTCTAGATTTCAGAATTCGGATTATTTTCCTAGAGTGAAGATGGATCCTCCTCATTTCGATGGTTCTGATGCTTCGAATTGGATTTCGCGGGTACAATATTATTTCGATCATATAATGATGCCGGAGGACCACAGATTACACTACACTGTGATGCTTTTTGATCCACCAGTCGACGATTGGATATTTAATTATCGTGCCAATAATCATTTTGTCACTTGGCTGGATTTTTTGGAAGATGTTCGACATAGGTTTGATCCGCAATGTTATGAAAATTATATTGGTCTTATCTCCAAATTATGTCAAACGGACTCTGTGTCCGAATATCAATTGGCTTTCGAAAAGATGATGAATAGAATTTCCGGCGTGCCGGAGTCTACACTCTTGCCTATCTATATTACAGGATTGAAACAACCAATTCAAAGGCAGGTAAAGCTCCACCGTCCCTCTACTTTGGCATCTGCTTTCGCGCTATCTCAGGAATTATCGGCTACTCATGCCGAATCCAATGCGCCAACAACGACTGGGTTTCACAAACGGCCATGGGCTCAAAAGGATTCCCGAGGACAAACGACTCGACCTCTACTTTCTTCAGACAAGAATATTACAACCACAAGTGCTGTGGGACAGCCGTCCTCTGCTCGCTCTCGTGATTTTTCTAAGCTGCCGGTAGTGCGTGTTTCTAACGCCGAGAAGGCTGAGCGTTCAAGAAGGGGTCAGTGCTGGTATTGTAATGATAAGTGGGCACTGGGTCATGTGTGCAATCAGACGTTTCTCGTTTATATGG
Encoded proteins:
- the LOC121780151 gene encoding phytolongin Phyl2.2-like: MNSDPSLIHYCCIAKSTTILAEFNSKDAELGAIAAKCIEKTPPLHATFSHTVRSQTFTFMIDEPFAYFLISDEKLKKSEGLTFLGSVRDAFVKDFNGVSKLERLSSHCFQGEFSPVFRQLIGPALYHMDVIESPKGQRMGENGSFQYGSGPIRGRSRLSGDKGTSKMKKNAVLEEFKMDGKRNGEREVDDSSGNATPVCPSPGFSSTSHKNRGLYSGELNCQQKAKKVWKKQVWVILSLDLIACAILFVVWLWVCRGLKCMES